TGACGATCCCCTTGTTCCGTTTTTTGCTTTGCGCCCTGGCCGTGTTCGCGGCGGCCAAGGAACAGGTGACGCACCTCGTCGTCGGCGAGCAGCGACGAAGCGGTTTCCTCGCGGGCCTTGCGCCCGGCGACCAGGGCAAGGCCCTTGGTTCCGTATTCGAGTGCGAGGAGAGCGTTCTGCTCGACCATCAGAACCGCGATGCCCGACTTCGCCAGGCTGCGGACAAGTTCGAAGACTTCGTCGGCGGCCGCTGGCGAAAGCCCGGCGGTAGGCTCGTCGAGGAGCAGGACGCTCGGGCTGGTCATGAGCGCGACGCCCATGGCGAGCACCTGACGTTGGCCGCCCGAAAGGTTCCCGGCCTTGTCGCGGAGCTTGGTCTTCAGGAGCGGGAAGCGCGATAGCTGCTCGTCGATGCGGTCCTTCAACCCCTTGCGAAGAAGGTACCCGCCCATCTCCAGGTTTTCGCGGATCGTCAGGCTTGCGAAGACATTTCTCTCCTGGGGAACGAAGCTCATGCCGCTCCTGCAAGCTGCTTGAGCGTTCCCGGGTTGGAGGGCTTTTCCTTGCAGGCTGATTTCGCCCGACGTCGGTTTCAGCAGACCGGCGACAAGTTTCAGGAAGGTCGACTTGCCGGCTCCGTTGGGGCCGATGATGACGGTCAGATCGCCAGCCCGGACATCCAGGTCGATGCCCTTTACGATTTCCTCGGCGTTTGGGTAGCCGCCGCGGATGCTTCGGACAGTAAGATCGGTCATTGGCGCCGGATCCCCAGATAGCTCTCCTGAACGTCACGGTTCCCAGAGATTTCGGAGAAGCTGCCGCGGGTCAGGAAGCGTCCTCCCGCCATGACGATGACCTCGTCGCAAAGCCGCTCGATCAGCTCCATTTCGTGCTCGATCAACACAATCGAGATGCCGCTTTTTCGGATCTCGACGAGACGGTCGGCGATGTCCTGGACGAGCGTCGGATTCACTCCCGCCATGGGTTCGTCGAGCAGGATCATCTTCGGCTTCGCGAGAAGAACGCGGCCGATCTCCAGCAGCTTCTTCTGGCCGCCTGACAGGCGCGTCACGAGATTGTCGATGACATGCGCGAGCTTGAGACGTCGCGCCATGTCGAGTGCCTCCTCCCGGAGCGCCTCCTCCTGCCTGCGCGTTTCGAGGCTGCCCAGGAAAGCGTTCAGGAGGCCTTCCCCCTGCTGGCGCGGGCCGTAGAGCATGAGATGCTCGAACACGGTCATGTTCTCGCACCCGCGCGCCAGCTGAAACGACCGGACCAAGCCTGCCCGCGAAATCGCCTGAGGCGCTGCCCGGGAGATGTCGCGCCCGCAGAATCTGACGGTCCCGGTCGCTCCAGGCGTCAGGCCCGAGATGCAATTGAACAGGGTTGTCTTGCCGGCGCCGTTGGGGCCGATCAGGCCGGTCGTGATGCCCGGCCGGATTGCGAAGGAGGCGCCATCAAGCGCACGGATGCCTCCGAAATGGATGGAGAGATCAGCGATCTCCAACTGGGCGTGTGTCATGGCTGTCCAATGTCGCGGTTCCCCGAGGGCTTCGACGAAACTCGTCGACCCTTCATCTGCTCGACGCCGCATGGCGACCTCGGCTCTTATCGCTGGACGCTATGATACCTAAACACTTAATGCTATAGGTGTTGAACACTTAAGTGTTCGGGCGGCATTTCAGCCGGAATAGCGCATGGAATTGGCTGCGATAGACGTGGATTATCGGGAGGCCTTCGAGAATGCGCCGGTGGGCTTGGCCGTCGGCAAGAGGCGGGTCATCGTGGCCTGCAACCACGAGTTCGCCCGAATATTCCGCGGCGCAATCGCCGAGATGGTCGGTGAGACGTTTGAGCGGCTTTATCCCACGCAGTCTGATTACGAAGAGACGGGCGCTCGCGTCGGCGAGCGCTTGGCCAACGAGCGCAGCTACACGGATGATCGAGTCATGCGCCGGCTCGACGGCGACTTGTTTTGGGTTCGGGTCAGCGGCTTCACCTACACGCCGGAACTGGCGCACGCGCACACGCTGTGGGTCTTTTCGGAACTGGACAGAAATCAGCAATCGGGTGGGTCGTTGAGGTCGACCCTGACTCCACGGGAGCGAGATGTCGCTACCCTCCTCATCGATGGAAAGACCGGAAAAGAGGTGGCGAAGGCGCTGGATATCAGTCCGCGCACAGTGGACATCTACCGGACCCGCCTGCTCAGGAAATACAACGCCAAGAACACCCAGGCGCTTGTCGAGCTACTGCTGCGCGGGTGACCATCAGCCGCTCTACATCAGAAACGATGACGCCGGCTTTGGGCCGGGGCGCCATCGAATGAGTTCCGGAATAGCGGCAGTGTCCGGCCCCCTGAAAGTGGCATGCGCTACCACTAACGGCAGATCAGGGGAGTTCGAATACCGCAGCGCCATAAGCTTTTCATGGATTTCTCTCCTCTATCTGACGTCAGATAGAGTTGTTGCCAGAGCGTTGCGATCGCCTTGCGCTGGTCAGCGCCTATTTCTGAAAGGTCGCCTGCTATGCGGCGCTGAAGCGAAGGTGGGCACCGAGAGACAATAGACGGCGCGTTTTGCAGGGGAGTAGCCTGCACAGGCAGCGAGTTTCGCCAGTGGGCCGCGCAGATTGCGGTGATTGCAATCGAGTTGACGTCAGAAATGGGACAGATCGCGATCAGGCGTCGGTGGTGGATCGTTCTGACAGGTGCGCTCGGCTACCTGCTGCTGGCCTATCTGATACTACCCCTCCTGTGGCGGCACCATGAACATGAACCCGGCCTCGCCGCCTTGCCCATGGTGACACGTACATCAAGCGGTATTCCAGGCGACGCGCTTAATGTCGGGTTCGTCGGCAGCAAAGATGACGCCCTGCGCGCCATGCACGCGGCAGGCTGGTATCCGGCCGACCCGATTACATTGCGGACGAGCATCGAGATCGTCGGCAGCGTGATGCTCGACCGGCCCTATCATGACGCGCCTGTCAGCTCGCTGTACTACGATGGAAGAAAAGAACAGCTCGCATTCGAAAAGCCCGAGGGCACGAGCGCTGACCGCCGACACCACGTGCGGTTCTGGATGGTCCTTGAGAAGGGGAACGGTGGGCGGCCAGTCTGGCTCGGCTCGGTTACCTTCGACCGGGGCGTAGGCTTCAGCCATGACACCGGTCAGGTGACGCACCACATTGCACCCAACATCGATGCCGAGCGTGACATGCTGATGCGTGACCTCGGCAAGGCCGGCATGGTCCAGGACTTCTTCCAGATTTCCGGAGCAGGCCCGACCCTGTTCGGCCGGAATGGCGAAGGCGATCCCTATTATACCGATGGGGAGATCTCTATCGCCACCTTGGTGGCCGATGGCATCAGGCGTGTCGAGCCGCCCGTGACCATTCCCGCGCCTCCGCTCATCACGCTAAAGGATCAAATCTGGCACGGCGTCGGCGCTGCATTCGCAGACTGATCGCGGCCTTCAGGTTAGAGGAACTGCCCGAACCCCGGCGTGTCTTAACTGTCATTGGCACTGGCCCGGATTGCTCTTGAGCCGGTACATGGACGCATGGAAACCCGCTTTACACTCCTTGGGTCCTTTTCGTTCCGGCAGGACATCAAGAAGAGCTGCTTCGTTGCGACCGCCGCTCCTGTCGTGGATGAAGCAGCCGCCAGGGACTTTGTTGCTGCGCAGTCCGATCGGACGGCCAATCACAATTGCTGGGCATGGCGTTGCGGACCGAGCTACCGCTTCAACGATGACGGCGAGCCGAGCGGCACCGCGGGAAAGCCGATCCTAGCGGCAATCGACGGGCAAGCGCTCGATGGCGTCGCCGTTGTCGTGACGCGCTGGTTTGGCGGCGTCCTG
Above is a genomic segment from Bosea sp. NBC_00550 containing:
- a CDS encoding ABC transporter ATP-binding protein, whose product is MTDLTVRSIRGGYPNAEEIVKGIDLDVRAGDLTVIIGPNGAGKSTFLKLVAGLLKPTSGEISLQGKALQPGNAQAACRSGMSFVPQERNVFASLTIRENLEMGGYLLRKGLKDRIDEQLSRFPLLKTKLRDKAGNLSGGQRQVLAMGVALMTSPSVLLLDEPTAGLSPAAADEVFELVRSLAKSGIAVLMVEQNALLALEYGTKGLALVAGRKAREETASSLLADDEVRHLFLGRREHGQGAKQKTEQGDRHEQV
- a CDS encoding ABC transporter ATP-binding protein, with the translated sequence MTHAQLEIADLSIHFGGIRALDGASFAIRPGITTGLIGPNGAGKTTLFNCISGLTPGATGTVRFCGRDISRAAPQAISRAGLVRSFQLARGCENMTVFEHLMLYGPRQQGEGLLNAFLGSLETRRQEEALREEALDMARRLKLAHVIDNLVTRLSGGQKKLLEIGRVLLAKPKMILLDEPMAGVNPTLVQDIADRLVEIRKSGISIVLIEHEMELIERLCDEVIVMAGGRFLTRGSFSEISGNRDVQESYLGIRRQ
- a CDS encoding LuxR C-terminal-related transcriptional regulator is translated as MELAAIDVDYREAFENAPVGLAVGKRRVIVACNHEFARIFRGAIAEMVGETFERLYPTQSDYEETGARVGERLANERSYTDDRVMRRLDGDLFWVRVSGFTYTPELAHAHTLWVFSELDRNQQSGGSLRSTLTPRERDVATLLIDGKTGKEVAKALDISPRTVDIYRTRLLRKYNAKNTQALVELLLRG
- a CDS encoding LssY C-terminal domain-containing protein, with amino-acid sequence MGQIAIRRRWWIVLTGALGYLLLAYLILPLLWRHHEHEPGLAALPMVTRTSSGIPGDALNVGFVGSKDDALRAMHAAGWYPADPITLRTSIEIVGSVMLDRPYHDAPVSSLYYDGRKEQLAFEKPEGTSADRRHHVRFWMVLEKGNGGRPVWLGSVTFDRGVGFSHDTGQVTHHIAPNIDAERDMLMRDLGKAGMVQDFFQISGAGPTLFGRNGEGDPYYTDGEISIATLVADGIRRVEPPVTIPAPPLITLKDQIWHGVGAAFAD
- a CDS encoding IMPACT family protein; translation: METRFTLLGSFSFRQDIKKSCFVATAAPVVDEAAARDFVAAQSDRTANHNCWAWRCGPSYRFNDDGEPSGTAGKPILAAIDGQALDGVAVVVTRWFGGVLLGSGGLVRAYGGTAALCLRGAEKTVLIEAASAMITCAFGDLARVQARLGDRPGVQVLDQAFTNTGAVLSVSVPKAEADLVSQLVRDVTSGRAVIRWNE